A DNA window from Bacteroides cellulosilyticus contains the following coding sequences:
- the nuoK gene encoding NADH-quinone oxidoreductase subunit NuoK has translation MIHMEYYLIVSAIMFFAGIYGFFTRRNTLAILISIELILNATDINFAVFNRFLFPDGMEGYFFALFSIAISAAETAVAIAIMINIYRNIRSIQVGKLDELKW, from the coding sequence ATGATTCACATGGAATATTATCTGATAGTTTCGGCTATCATGTTTTTCGCCGGTATCTACGGGTTCTTCACCCGCCGCAACACACTGGCGATACTTATCAGCATCGAGTTGATACTGAATGCTACGGATATCAACTTCGCAGTGTTCAACCGTTTCCTTTTCCCCGACGGAATGGAAGGGTACTTCTTTGCCCTGTTCTCCATTGCCATCTCGGCCGCTGAAACGGCAGTAGCAATCGCGATTATGATCAACATCTACCGCAATATACGAAGCATCCAGGTAGGCAAGCTGGACGAGTTGAAGTGGTAG
- a CDS encoding NADH-quinone oxidoreductase subunit N — MDYSQFLILKEELSLIAVIVILFVADLFMSPDAHKKDGNPRLNTMLPVVLLTIHTLITIIPGPAADAFGGMYHNAPIQSIVKSILSVGTLIVFLMAHEWLKLPDTIIKQGEFYMLTLCTLLGMYFMISAGHFLMFFIGLETASIPMAALVAFDKYRHHSAEAGAKYILTALFSSGLLLYGISLIYGTVGTLYFDDIPAHLDGNALQIMAFVFFFSGMGFKLSLVPFHLWTADVYEGAPSVVTAYLSVISKGSAAFVLMTILIKTFAPMVDQWQEVLYWVIIASITLANLFALRQENLKRLMAFSSISQAGYIMLGVIAGTGQGMASLVYYVLIYMFANLSVFAVITIIALRAQRFTLEEYNGLYSTNPKLAFLMTLALFSLAGIPPFAGFFSKFFIFAAAFQSGFHLLVFIALVNTIISLYYYLKIVKSMYINKSDEPIATFRSDNYTRASLVICTLSIIVLSLASVVYQSIDKFSFGLN; from the coding sequence ATGGATTATTCCCAATTCCTTATTCTCAAAGAAGAGCTTTCGCTGATAGCTGTCATCGTGATCCTCTTCGTGGCCGACCTATTCATGAGCCCTGACGCTCATAAGAAGGACGGTAACCCACGACTCAATACCATGTTGCCCGTCGTGCTACTCACGATACACACGTTGATTACCATCATCCCCGGTCCGGCTGCCGATGCTTTCGGTGGCATGTACCATAACGCCCCGATACAAAGCATCGTGAAGTCCATCCTCAGCGTAGGTACGCTGATTGTTTTCCTGATGGCACACGAGTGGCTGAAGCTGCCGGACACCATCATCAAACAAGGTGAATTCTATATGCTGACACTCTGCACGTTGCTGGGTATGTACTTCATGATTTCCGCAGGACACTTCCTGATGTTCTTCATCGGACTGGAAACAGCAAGTATCCCGATGGCTGCATTGGTTGCTTTCGACAAGTACCGCCATCACTCCGCCGAAGCCGGTGCCAAATACATCCTCACCGCACTTTTCTCCAGCGGACTGTTGCTTTATGGCATCTCGCTTATTTACGGAACAGTAGGCACTCTCTATTTCGATGATATCCCGGCCCACCTGGACGGCAACGCCCTGCAAATAATGGCATTTGTCTTTTTCTTCTCCGGCATGGGGTTCAAGCTTTCTCTTGTTCCTTTCCACCTCTGGACGGCAGACGTGTACGAAGGTGCCCCGAGCGTAGTAACTGCTTATTTGAGTGTTATTTCTAAAGGATCGGCAGCTTTCGTATTGATGACTATCCTTATCAAGACATTCGCTCCGATGGTGGATCAATGGCAGGAAGTTCTTTATTGGGTTATCATAGCTTCTATTACCCTTGCCAACCTTTTCGCCCTGCGCCAGGAAAACCTGAAACGATTGATGGCATTTTCCAGTATCTCGCAGGCAGGCTACATCATGTTGGGTGTGATTGCCGGAACCGGGCAGGGTATGGCATCATTGGTGTATTATGTACTTATTTACATGTTCGCCAACCTCTCTGTATTTGCAGTGATTACGATTATCGCCCTTCGCGCCCAGCGTTTCACGCTCGAAGAATATAACGGATTATACAGTACCAATCCGAAACTGGCATTCCTCATGACGCTTGCTTTGTTTTCATTGGCAGGTATTCCTCCGTTCGCAGGCTTCTTCTCGAAGTTCTTTATCTTCGCGGCAGCTTTCCAGAGCGGTTTCCATCTGCTGGTGTTCATCGCATTGGTGAATACGATTATTTCACTCTATTACTATCTGAAGATTGTGAAGTCCATGTATATCAACAAGAGTGATGAGCCTATCGCCACTTTCCGTAGCGATAACTACACGCGTGCCAGCCTTGTCATCTGTACGCTCAGTATTATTGTATTGAGCCTTGCGAGCGTGGTTTATCAATCCATCGACAAGTTCTCGTTCGGACTGAATTAG
- the nuoL gene encoding NADH-quinone oxidoreductase subunit L, producing MEYTILILLLPLLSFLTLGIGGKWMTHRTAGIIGTTVLAVVALLSYATAWQYFSAPRLADGTFATLMPYNVTWLPFTETLSIDLGILLDPISVMMLIVISTVSLMVHVYSFGYMKGEHGFQRYYAFLSLFTMSMLGLVVATNIFQMYLFWELVGVSSYLLIGFYYTKPSAVAASKKAFIVTRFADLGFLIGILIYGYYAGTYTFQPSEMALLKGGAAMIPLALGLMFIGGAGKSAMFPLHIWLPDAMEGPTPVSALIHAATMVVAGVYLVARMFPLFIGYAPDVLHLVAYVGAFTAFYAASVACVQSDIKRVLAFSTISQIGFMMVALGVCTSADPHHGGLGYMAGMFHLFTHAMFKALLFLGAGSIIHAVHSNEMSAMGGLRKYMPVTHITFLIACLAIAGIPPFSGFFSKDEILTACFQFSPVMGWIMTVIAAMTAFYMFRLYYGIFWGKENKELHAEHTPHESPLTMTFPLMFLAVVTIGAGFIPFGKFISSNGTAYEIHLDWAVAGTSIAIAVISIAIATAMYARAKQPVANALARRFRGLWTAAYHRFYIDEVYQFVTHKIIFGCISRPIAWFDRHVVDGFFNFLAWSANATSDEIRGLQSGQIQQYTYVFLLGTLALILLLLL from the coding sequence ATGGAATATACAATTCTAATCCTGCTCCTCCCCTTGCTCTCCTTCCTCACGTTGGGAATCGGCGGCAAATGGATGACGCACCGAACAGCAGGCATCATCGGTACCACAGTACTGGCTGTGGTGGCCCTGCTGAGCTACGCCACTGCCTGGCAGTATTTCTCCGCTCCGCGCCTGGCGGACGGCACTTTCGCCACACTAATGCCTTATAATGTGACGTGGTTGCCTTTCACCGAGACGCTGAGCATTGACCTGGGTATCCTGCTCGACCCTATTTCCGTGATGATGCTTATCGTCATCTCCACCGTGTCGCTGATGGTACATGTGTACTCTTTTGGCTACATGAAAGGTGAGCACGGATTCCAACGTTATTATGCATTTCTCAGCCTCTTTACCATGTCCATGTTGGGACTGGTGGTGGCTACCAATATCTTCCAGATGTATCTGTTCTGGGAATTGGTGGGTGTTTCGTCTTATCTGCTCATCGGTTTCTACTATACGAAGCCATCGGCTGTGGCTGCAAGCAAGAAGGCGTTCATCGTCACCCGCTTTGCCGACCTGGGTTTCCTGATCGGTATCCTTATTTACGGTTATTATGCCGGAACTTACACCTTCCAGCCCAGTGAAATGGCATTGCTGAAAGGTGGTGCGGCAATGATTCCTCTGGCCTTGGGACTGATGTTCATCGGTGGTGCCGGAAAGAGCGCCATGTTCCCGTTGCACATCTGGCTGCCGGATGCAATGGAAGGCCCGACACCCGTCAGCGCATTGATCCATGCAGCGACCATGGTGGTAGCCGGAGTTTACCTGGTGGCGCGGATGTTCCCGTTGTTCATCGGTTATGCACCCGATGTGCTGCACCTGGTAGCTTACGTCGGAGCGTTCACTGCATTCTATGCCGCTTCGGTAGCTTGTGTGCAAAGTGACATCAAGCGTGTGCTGGCATTCTCTACTATTTCACAGATCGGCTTTATGATGGTGGCACTGGGAGTTTGTACTTCTGCTGATCCGCATCATGGCGGTCTGGGCTATATGGCCGGCATGTTCCACCTGTTCACGCACGCTATGTTCAAGGCATTGCTCTTCCTCGGCGCAGGTAGCATTATCCATGCGGTACACAGCAATGAAATGTCCGCTATGGGTGGGCTGCGCAAGTACATGCCTGTGACGCATATTACGTTCCTGATTGCTTGTCTTGCCATTGCAGGCATTCCTCCGTTCTCCGGTTTCTTCTCTAAAGATGAGATACTGACAGCATGCTTCCAGTTCAGTCCTGTAATGGGCTGGATTATGACAGTGATTGCTGCAATGACGGCGTTCTATATGTTCCGTCTTTACTATGGTATCTTCTGGGGCAAAGAGAATAAAGAGCTTCATGCTGAACATACTCCCCACGAAAGTCCGTTAACTATGACTTTCCCGCTGATGTTCCTTGCTGTTGTTACTATCGGAGCCGGTTTCATCCCCTTCGGTAAATTCATCTCTTCCAACGGTACGGCTTACGAGATTCATCTCGACTGGGCGGTGGCAGGTACCAGTATTGCTATAGCTGTCATCTCCATCGCAATTGCCACAGCCATGTACGCACGGGCAAAGCAACCCGTTGCCAATGCTCTTGCCCGTCGTTTCCGCGGATTATGGACAGCTGCCTATCATCGCTTCTATATCGATGAAGTGTACCAGTTCGTAACTCACAAAATAATCTTTGGTTGCATCTCCCGCCCCATCGCCTGGTTCGACCGCCACGTAGTAGACGGTTTCTTCAACTTCCTTGCCTGGAGTGCCAATGCCACCAGTGATGAGATACGCGGTCTGCAAAGTGGACAAATTCAACAGTACACTTACGTATTCCTGTTGGGTACGCTGGCGTTGATACTGTTGCTGCTGTTATAG
- a CDS encoding TonB-dependent receptor: protein MSMKLDFGKVFFLILLLVLSTMTALAGNIKGTVLDKQTKEPLTGATIQITGTAQGVVADIDGNYTLNVNDGTYTITVRYIGYKDILLNSIKVKAETLLNFEMESDAQALGEVSVVAKKNLEGERALQMERQKATLAIENLGAKEMSIKGISNVEEGVKKITGISIASAGQLIVRGLGDRYSTTTLNGLPIASPNPDNKLIPLDIFPASTVQNITVSKVYDASAFADYSGAHIDISTKENVGSDFLSISFNAGGKFNTLGKDFYRMDRDGSLFNTPSLDQKLIDMSLTDFEEYARHNRLFNTSFQVSKKTALPEFGGNIGFGKRFTLGGNEVSVLGSIGVSNDLQTMDNASIRTLEATGNTLNEFNYDSYSNELKIAALGNLGYSFRTSDHIGYTFFYARNAIDTYMRREGVDYEDHHLIGSNNVTHIYSLQNHQVNGKHHFGKQWDLNWSGSYSKTSSNEPDRRQVMFIREDDQIKLFKLNRQETMRYFGSLNEDEWVGDLTVSYRFGDNNKLQAGFTYKDKNRDYMGTRFYYNLNKLNPTITDIYDTDSFLNMENVENGSITIDRKKQPKDSYTAGNSIYAGYIATEYYPIAPLLVNLGVRYEISKQWVDYYTDGGKAERSELNKNDLFPSLNMKYQMNEKNSLRFAFSRTVTRPSFIEMAPFLYQESYGSAQIRGNADLQNGYNYNIDLRYELFEKNGDMLSITAYYKHLKAPIERVQTLSGGSAVHSFRNADNGMATGVEIEFRKEIVKDLRFGVNGSYMYTNVKLPEGGAYTNSQRALQGASPYLANADLTYSPAFSNDRQLSVALLYNLQGPRIHSVGISGLGDIKQQPVHTLNFTGSYRFNRRFAVKLQVNDLLNQDILFKQEVPTTGDKVEVERFRKGTGFEVGFSYDL from the coding sequence ATGAGCATGAAACTGGATTTTGGAAAAGTATTTTTCCTCATTTTATTACTGGTGCTTTCCACCATGACCGCCCTAGCTGGAAACATCAAAGGAACCGTCCTCGACAAGCAGACGAAAGAGCCACTGACCGGAGCTACCATACAGATAACCGGGACAGCCCAGGGTGTGGTAGCCGATATTGACGGCAATTATACACTGAATGTAAATGACGGTACATATACCATAACCGTGAGATATATAGGATACAAAGACATCCTGCTCAATAGCATAAAAGTCAAGGCCGAAACTTTGCTGAACTTTGAGATGGAGAGTGATGCACAAGCGTTAGGCGAAGTCTCCGTAGTGGCCAAAAAGAATCTGGAAGGTGAACGAGCCCTGCAGATGGAACGGCAGAAAGCTACCCTTGCAATCGAAAATCTCGGTGCCAAAGAAATGAGTATCAAAGGAATCAGCAATGTGGAAGAAGGTGTAAAAAAGATAACCGGTATCTCCATCGCCAGTGCCGGACAGTTAATTGTGCGCGGTCTGGGCGACCGGTACAGCACCACCACTCTGAACGGACTTCCCATCGCCTCTCCTAATCCGGACAATAAACTGATTCCTCTGGATATCTTCCCTGCATCTACCGTACAGAATATTACCGTGAGCAAAGTATATGACGCCAGTGCATTCGCCGACTACTCAGGAGCACACATCGACATCAGTACCAAAGAGAATGTAGGCAGTGATTTTCTGTCCATCAGCTTCAATGCAGGTGGCAAGTTCAATACGCTAGGCAAAGATTTCTACCGGATGGACCGCGACGGCTCTCTGTTCAACACTCCTTCTCTGGATCAGAAACTGATAGACATGTCATTAACAGACTTTGAAGAGTATGCACGCCACAACCGCCTCTTCAACACCAGTTTTCAGGTTAGTAAAAAGACTGCCCTACCCGAATTCGGCGGAAATATCGGCTTCGGCAAACGTTTCACCCTGGGTGGAAATGAAGTCAGCGTTCTGGGCTCCATAGGAGTAAGCAACGACCTGCAAACCATGGACAATGCCTCCATACGTACCCTAGAAGCTACAGGAAATACCCTGAATGAATTCAACTACGACAGCTACAGCAACGAGTTAAAGATTGCCGCGCTGGGTAATCTCGGCTACAGTTTCCGCACTTCCGACCACATCGGATATACCTTCTTCTACGCCCGCAATGCCATCGACACTTATATGAGGCGTGAAGGTGTGGACTACGAAGACCACCATCTGATAGGCAGCAACAACGTGACACACATCTACAGTCTGCAAAACCATCAAGTAAACGGCAAGCACCACTTCGGCAAACAGTGGGACCTCAACTGGAGCGGCTCGTACAGCAAGACCTCCAGCAACGAACCCGACCGCCGCCAAGTAATGTTCATCCGTGAAGATGACCAGATAAAACTCTTCAAACTGAACCGCCAAGAAACCATGCGTTACTTCGGCTCACTGAATGAAGATGAGTGGGTGGGCGACCTCACCGTCAGCTACCGCTTTGGCGACAACAACAAGTTGCAGGCCGGTTTCACCTATAAAGACAAGAATCGTGACTATATGGGTACACGCTTCTACTACAACCTGAACAAACTGAACCCTACCATCACCGACATCTACGATACCGACTCCTTCCTCAACATGGAAAATGTAGAAAACGGTTCCATCACCATAGACCGGAAGAAGCAGCCCAAAGATAGCTATACAGCCGGTAACAGCATTTATGCAGGATACATTGCCACTGAATACTACCCCATAGCCCCGTTATTGGTGAACCTGGGAGTACGCTACGAAATCAGCAAGCAATGGGTAGACTACTATACCGATGGCGGAAAAGCCGAACGCAGTGAACTGAACAAAAACGACCTTTTCCCCTCACTGAACATGAAATACCAGATGAACGAAAAGAACAGTCTGCGTTTTGCCTTCTCACGCACAGTGACGCGTCCTTCGTTTATCGAAATGGCCCCCTTCCTCTATCAGGAATCCTACGGTTCGGCACAGATACGCGGTAACGCTGATTTGCAAAACGGCTACAACTATAACATCGATCTGCGCTACGAACTCTTTGAAAAGAATGGGGATATGCTCTCCATCACCGCCTACTACAAGCACCTGAAAGCACCGATAGAGCGTGTACAGACTCTGTCAGGCGGTTCCGCCGTGCATTCTTTCCGCAATGCGGACAACGGTATGGCAACGGGGGTGGAGATAGAATTCCGCAAAGAGATAGTGAAAGACCTGCGTTTCGGCGTGAACGGCTCGTATATGTACACTAACGTGAAACTGCCCGAAGGCGGTGCCTACACCAACAGCCAGCGTGCCTTGCAGGGAGCATCGCCCTACCTGGCAAATGCAGACCTCACCTATTCACCCGCTTTCAGCAACGACCGCCAACTCAGCGTTGCCCTG
- a CDS encoding NADH-quinone oxidoreductase subunit J, whose translation MEITLETVVFYFLAVFISVCSILTVTTRHMVRSATYLLFTLFGTAGIYFLLGYTFLGSVQIMVYAGGIVVLYVFSILLTSGEGDRTTDKLKRSKLLAGLGATVGGAIIVVFITLKHKFLVTTDLVPLEINIKTIGHSMLSSDKFGYLLPFEAVSILLLACIVGGLVIARKR comes from the coding sequence ATGGAAATAACCCTTGAAACCGTAGTATTCTACTTTCTGGCAGTGTTCATCAGCGTGTGTTCCATTCTCACTGTGACTACACGCCACATGGTACGCTCGGCAACGTATCTGCTGTTCACGCTTTTCGGCACGGCAGGCATCTACTTCCTGCTGGGCTACACATTTCTGGGCTCGGTACAAATCATGGTTTATGCCGGCGGTATTGTTGTGCTCTACGTCTTCTCCATCCTGCTGACCAGTGGCGAAGGAGACCGTACTACCGACAAGTTGAAACGTAGCAAACTGTTGGCCGGTCTGGGCGCAACCGTAGGCGGCGCCATCATCGTAGTATTCATTACGTTGAAACATAAATTCCTCGTTACTACCGATCTTGTACCGCTGGAAATCAACATCAAGACCATCGGACACTCTATGCTGAGTAGTGACAAATTCGGTTATCTGCTTCCCTTCGAGGCAGTCAGCATTCTGTTGCTGGCGTGTATCGTAGGTGGGTTGGTGATTGCACGTAAACGCTAA
- a CDS encoding ATP-binding protein produces MSAVSSHSQESERFRRLSAIGQIGWWEADFTTRDYLCSEYVCNLLGMKGDTLTFREFGLYIREDYRERISREFVSIEEVEVYEQTFPILAMHGVVWVRSRLGEKWMTEDGHLKAFGILQVVDAPEHMGATDILKQFNALLFRQHSVSNSLRNFLKDKCLDEVIPKVLKDVLELFHGGRVYIIEYDEGYHTQSCTYEVVAKGVEPEIDMLQSTDTQGMEWWHNHILADKPILLSSLSELPEEAELEYKILSVQDIKSLMVIPLRNTERIWGYIGIDLVEKEHRWNNEDYQWFSSLANIISICINLRRARDEAERERSFLRNLYKYMPMGYVRLSVIFGEGGKPVDYLITDANQFSADLCGAPLDSYRGHLASEIYSEEKLAEKMIVLAEIHNRNTYRELDEYFELTGKTCHCVIYSPDPEELVCLYMDVTEMRQTYTALDRSEKLLRNLFSNIPVGIEIYDKDGYLIDLNNRDLEIFGVKNKANTIGVNFYENPNVPMDIRERMQVEDELDFSQDYEFTKISEYYESGKKGGIELYTKVNKIYDSKGDCSGFVLINIDNTERITSINRIRDFENFFLLISDYAKVGYAKLNLLTREGYAIKQWYKNMGEDEDTPLADVVGIYDKMHPEDRVRILDFFDKAKKGEATSFKSEMRVLRAGTLNKWNWVRVNVVLNRYDPANGLIELIGVNYDITELKETEQKLIEAKEKAEEADRLKSAFLANMSHEIRTPLNAIVGFSSLLVETEDPEEKQEYAKMVEENNELLLQLISDILDLSKIEAGTFDFKFRDFDINTLCGDLARSMQLRVKPGVELVFEPTLPQCVIVSDPNRLHQVVSNFINNAIKFTTTGSIRIGYDKPDDKHLRVYVTDTGIGIAPEACRKVFDRFIKLNSFVQGTGLGLSISKSIIEQLGGKIGVNSELGKGSTFWFILPLE; encoded by the coding sequence ATGAGTGCTGTCTCTTCACATTCACAAGAATCGGAACGCTTTCGTCGACTCTCTGCTATCGGACAGATAGGGTGGTGGGAAGCTGACTTTACTACCCGGGATTATCTTTGTTCTGAGTATGTATGTAATTTACTGGGTATGAAAGGAGATACTCTGACCTTTCGTGAATTCGGATTGTATATCCGTGAAGATTACCGTGAACGTATCAGTCGTGAGTTCGTCTCAATAGAAGAAGTTGAGGTGTACGAACAAACGTTTCCTATCCTTGCCATGCATGGTGTGGTTTGGGTTCGCTCCCGCCTGGGAGAGAAGTGGATGACGGAAGACGGGCACTTAAAAGCTTTTGGCATTCTCCAGGTGGTTGATGCCCCGGAGCATATGGGGGCTACAGATATTCTGAAACAGTTCAATGCTTTGTTGTTCCGGCAACACTCCGTATCGAACTCCCTGCGCAATTTTCTGAAAGATAAATGTCTGGACGAGGTCATTCCTAAAGTCCTGAAAGATGTACTGGAGCTTTTCCACGGCGGACGTGTGTATATTATTGAGTATGATGAGGGATATCATACCCAGAGTTGCACATACGAGGTTGTGGCAAAAGGGGTAGAGCCGGAGATAGACATGTTGCAGTCCACTGATACTCAGGGGATGGAGTGGTGGCACAATCACATACTGGCGGATAAACCTATTTTGTTAAGCTCTTTATCAGAACTGCCGGAAGAAGCCGAACTGGAATATAAGATATTGTCCGTACAAGATATTAAATCATTGATGGTGATTCCATTGCGGAATACCGAGCGCATCTGGGGATATATAGGTATTGACCTGGTGGAGAAGGAGCACAGGTGGAATAATGAGGATTATCAGTGGTTCTCTTCCCTTGCCAATATCATCAGTATCTGTATCAATCTGCGCCGTGCCAGAGATGAGGCGGAACGGGAACGTTCTTTCTTGCGCAATCTATATAAGTATATGCCAATGGGGTATGTACGTCTCTCTGTTATTTTCGGTGAGGGAGGCAAACCGGTTGATTATCTCATCACCGATGCCAACCAGTTCAGTGCCGACTTATGCGGTGCACCGCTGGATAGTTACCGGGGGCATCTGGCTTCGGAGATCTATTCGGAGGAAAAGTTGGCTGAGAAAATGATAGTTCTTGCCGAAATACACAACAGGAATACGTACAGGGAGCTGGATGAGTATTTTGAACTTACAGGTAAGACTTGCCACTGCGTCATTTATTCGCCCGACCCGGAAGAGCTGGTTTGTCTTTATATGGATGTCACGGAAATGCGGCAGACGTATACGGCGCTGGACCGCAGTGAAAAACTGTTGCGTAATCTCTTCTCCAACATTCCGGTAGGTATTGAAATCTACGATAAGGACGGATACTTGATTGACCTTAACAATAGAGACCTGGAAATATTCGGTGTCAAGAACAAGGCGAACACCATCGGTGTGAACTTCTACGAGAACCCCAATGTGCCGATGGATATACGCGAAAGAATGCAGGTTGAAGATGAACTCGACTTTTCTCAGGATTATGAGTTTACCAAGATAAGCGAATATTATGAATCGGGGAAAAAGGGGGGGATAGAACTCTATACCAAAGTAAACAAGATATATGACAGTAAAGGTGATTGCAGTGGTTTTGTACTCATCAACATCGACAATACGGAAAGGATAACTTCCATCAACCGCATCCGTGACTTTGAAAACTTCTTCCTGTTGATTTCTGATTATGCCAAGGTTGGTTATGCCAAATTGAACCTGCTCACTCGTGAGGGGTATGCCATCAAACAATGGTATAAGAATATGGGTGAGGATGAAGATACGCCATTGGCAGATGTGGTAGGCATTTATGATAAGATGCATCCGGAAGACAGGGTGCGTATATTGGACTTCTTCGATAAAGCCAAGAAAGGGGAAGCGACCAGTTTCAAGAGTGAAATGCGTGTGCTAAGAGCCGGAACACTGAATAAATGGAACTGGGTGCGTGTGAATGTAGTGCTCAACCGCTACGACCCAGCGAATGGACTGATTGAATTAATCGGTGTTAACTACGATATCACCGAGTTGAAGGAAACGGAACAAAAGCTGATTGAAGCCAAAGAGAAAGCTGAAGAGGCAGACCGCTTGAAGAGTGCTTTCCTGGCAAATATGAGTCATGAGATACGTACGCCACTGAATGCCATTGTCGGCTTCTCAAGCTTATTGGTGGAGACGGAAGATCCGGAAGAAAAGCAGGAATACGCCAAAATGGTGGAAGAGAATAATGAACTGTTGCTTCAACTGATTTCAGATATTCTGGACCTGTCTAAGATAGAGGCAGGAACTTTTGACTTTAAGTTCAGAGATTTCGACATTAATACTTTGTGCGGAGATCTTGCACGCTCCATGCAGTTGAGAGTGAAGCCGGGAGTGGAACTTGTTTTTGAGCCGACCTTACCGCAATGCGTCATCGTCAGCGATCCTAACCGCTTGCATCAGGTGGTTTCCAACTTTATAAATAATGCCATTAAGTTCACCACCACGGGCAGCATTCGGATTGGATACGATAAGCCGGACGACAAGCATTTGCGGGTATATGTGACAGATACTGGCATTGGTATTGCTCCCGAAGCTTGTCGTAAGGTATTCGACCGCTTCATTAAGCTGAACTCTTTTGTGCAGGGTACAGGACTGGGACTTTCCATCAGCAAGAGTATCATCGAGCAGTTGGGGGGCAAGATTGGAGTAAACAGTGAGTTAGGTAAAGGTTCGACATTCTGGTTTATTTTGCCGCTGGAATAA
- a CDS encoding NuoM family protein yields the protein MNILSIFVLIPLLMLLGLWLSRNIKQIRTVMVTGASALVLAAVGLTIAYLQARAAGDTAEMLFRADVPWYPALNIHYSVGVDGISVAMLLLSAIIVFTGTFASWRLQPLTKEYFLWFTLLSLGVFGFFISTDLFTMFMFYEVALIPMYLLIGVWGSGRKEYSAMKLTLMLMGGSAFLLIGILGIYFGSGATSMNLLEIAQLHNIPIEQQRIWFPLTFLGFGVLGALFPFHTWSPDGHASAPTAVSMLHAGVLMKLGGYGCFRIAMYLMPEAAQELGWIFLILTGISVVYGAFSACVQTDLKYINAYSSVSHCGLVLFAILMMNQTACTGAVLQMLSHGLMTALFFALIGMIYGRTHTRDVRELSGLMKIMPFLAVCYVIAGLANLGLPGLSGFVAEMTIFNGAFQHADVFHRTWTIIACTSIVITAVYILRLVGKILYGTCTNKHHLALTDATWDERTAVIILIVCVAGLGLAPLWISNMIGDSVLPLVSIFQ from the coding sequence ATGAACATATTAAGTATTTTTGTTCTCATCCCCCTGCTGATGCTACTTGGTCTCTGGCTGAGTCGCAACATCAAGCAGATACGCACGGTGATGGTGACAGGTGCATCGGCATTAGTGTTGGCCGCCGTAGGCCTGACCATTGCTTATCTGCAAGCGCGTGCTGCCGGAGACACAGCCGAAATGCTCTTCCGTGCGGATGTACCCTGGTATCCGGCACTCAACATACACTACTCCGTGGGAGTAGACGGCATTTCAGTAGCCATGCTGCTGCTCTCTGCCATCATAGTCTTCACCGGTACTTTCGCCTCCTGGCGCCTGCAACCGTTGACGAAAGAATATTTCCTTTGGTTCACCCTGCTCTCCCTCGGAGTATTCGGCTTCTTCATTTCCACGGACCTGTTCACCATGTTCATGTTCTATGAAGTAGCGCTGATTCCGATGTACCTGCTTATCGGTGTATGGGGATCGGGACGTAAGGAATACTCTGCCATGAAACTGACACTGATGTTGATGGGTGGTTCCGCATTCCTGCTTATTGGTATTCTGGGTATCTATTTCGGTTCCGGTGCTACCAGTATGAATCTGCTGGAAATTGCCCAATTGCATAATATTCCTATCGAACAGCAACGTATTTGGTTCCCGCTTACCTTCCTCGGTTTCGGTGTACTCGGTGCATTGTTCCCGTTCCACACATGGAGCCCCGACGGTCACGCCTCGGCGCCTACTGCCGTAAGTATGCTCCATGCAGGTGTACTGATGAAACTTGGTGGTTACGGTTGTTTCCGTATTGCCATGTATCTGATGCCTGAAGCAGCTCAGGAACTCGGCTGGATATTCCTGATACTGACGGGTATCTCCGTTGTCTACGGTGCCTTCTCGGCTTGTGTACAGACAGACTTGAAGTATATTAATGCCTACTCTTCCGTATCTCACTGCGGCCTCGTGCTCTTCGCCATCCTGATGATGAACCAAACGGCTTGTACCGGTGCTGTCCTACAAATGCTCAGCCACGGATTGATGACTGCCTTGTTCTTCGCCCTTATCGGTATGATATACGGCCGTACCCACACACGTGACGTACGCGAGCTTTCGGGATTGATGAAAATCATGCCTTTCCTCGCCGTGTGCTATGTCATTGCCGGACTTGCCAACCTCGGACTTCCGGGCCTCAGCGGTTTCGTTGCCGAAATGACTATCTTCAACGGTGCTTTTCAGCATGCAGATGTTTTCCACCGCACATGGACGATTATCGCCTGTACCTCGATTGTGATTACCGCAGTCTATATCCTTCGGCTCGTCGGTAAGATACTATATGGCACTTGCACCAACAAGCACCATCTGGCACTGACTGATGCTACCTGGGATGAACGCACTGCCGTGATTATTCTCATCGTCTGCGTTGCAGGTCTCGGTCTTGCTCCGTTGTGGATCAGCAATATGATTGGAGACAGCGTATTGCCTCTGGTGAGTATATTTCAATAA